A single window of Anaerocolumna chitinilytica DNA harbors:
- a CDS encoding aspartate ammonia-lyase → MRIEADSMGSMALPEEVYYGIQSLRAKNNFNMTGRPLHPLFITNLARIKKAAAQTNYEAGLLTKEQADSIMKACDEIIEGSLRDQFIVDAIQGGAGTSANMNANEVIANRAIELLGGKKGDYSLIHPNDHVNMAQSTNDVIPSAGKMTAAELLKAAVAELKRLSKALNQKSAQFDKILKMGRTQLQDAVPMRLGQSFSAYESAIKRDIRRLTLAGEELLSLNLGGTAIGSGINVSPYYYAAIVSNLNKLFDCEYRQAADLFDATQNLDGFVQVSGCLKSCAVNLTKISNDLRLLSSGPRTGFGEINLPALQNGSSIMPGKVNPVIPEVVNQAAFQIIGNDAAITWAASGGQLELNAFEPVLFHNLFESLDLLRQAAQTFTNLCITGITSNGDKCLKHLESSVGIATALCPVLGYEESARVAKKALKEGCSVKDVIRKENIVSEKEMERMFNLFPMTMPPRQVFCIEEVAKL, encoded by the coding sequence ATGAGAATAGAAGCCGATTCAATGGGGAGTATGGCATTACCGGAAGAGGTATATTATGGAATACAGAGTCTGAGAGCAAAAAATAATTTCAATATGACGGGAAGGCCGCTGCATCCCCTTTTTATTACCAATCTGGCCAGAATAAAGAAGGCGGCGGCACAAACCAATTATGAAGCAGGTTTATTAACAAAGGAGCAGGCTGACAGTATTATGAAGGCCTGTGATGAAATTATAGAGGGCAGTTTACGAGATCAGTTTATTGTAGATGCTATCCAGGGCGGAGCCGGAACCTCAGCCAACATGAACGCCAATGAAGTTATTGCCAATCGTGCCATAGAACTTTTAGGTGGTAAGAAAGGTGACTATTCGCTCATACATCCAAACGACCATGTTAATATGGCCCAGTCTACCAATGATGTTATACCAAGTGCCGGAAAGATGACAGCTGCAGAGCTGTTAAAGGCGGCAGTAGCAGAGCTTAAGAGGCTTTCCAAGGCACTGAATCAAAAATCCGCTCAATTTGATAAGATTTTAAAAATGGGTAGGACCCAGCTTCAGGATGCAGTTCCTATGCGCCTTGGTCAAAGCTTTTCAGCCTATGAAAGTGCTATCAAGCGGGACATCAGGAGACTCACCCTGGCAGGAGAAGAATTACTTTCACTAAATCTTGGTGGAACGGCAATCGGAAGCGGGATTAACGTAAGTCCTTATTATTATGCTGCTATAGTTTCGAATCTCAATAAGTTATTTGATTGTGAATATCGGCAGGCAGCAGATTTATTCGATGCCACACAGAATCTTGATGGCTTTGTTCAGGTATCAGGCTGTTTAAAATCCTGCGCTGTCAATCTGACTAAGATAAGCAATGATTTAAGACTTCTATCATCTGGCCCCAGAACGGGATTCGGAGAGATTAACCTTCCGGCTCTTCAGAACGGTTCATCCATCATGCCGGGAAAGGTCAATCCGGTTATACCGGAGGTAGTGAACCAGGCAGCGTTTCAGATTATCGGAAATGATGCTGCTATCACCTGGGCAGCATCAGGCGGACAGCTGGAATTGAACGCATTTGAACCGGTGCTTTTTCATAACCTGTTTGAGTCACTGGACTTACTGCGGCAGGCAGCGCAGACCTTTACAAATCTCTGTATTACCGGTATTACCTCCAATGGGGATAAATGCTTAAAGCACCTGGAGAGCAGCGTGGGTATTGCAACAGCGTTATGCCCTGTCTTAGGTTACGAGGAGTCTGCAAGAGTTGCTAAAAAAGCCCTAAAAGAGGGCTGTTCTGTAAAAGATGTGATTCGGAAAGAGAATATAGTTTCGGAAAAAGAGATGGAAAGAATGTTTAACCTATTTCCCATGACCATGCCTCCAAGACAAGTATTTTGTATTGAAGAAGTGGCAAAGCTGTGA
- a CDS encoding Lrp/AsnC family transcriptional regulator, with the protein MDHVDEHILEILQKNARTPLKVIADQVFLSSPAVAARIAKLEKDGIIKGYHAEVNWLKLGYHITAFINLEVEPFQKVEFYPFIKSCPNVIECNCVTGHYAMLIKVGFPSTMELDSFIGQIQKFGRTSTQIVFSTAVEHRGIQCGMVPDESPLSE; encoded by the coding sequence ATGGACCACGTTGATGAACATATACTAGAAATTCTACAGAAAAATGCAAGAACACCACTTAAAGTAATCGCAGACCAGGTATTTCTCTCCTCACCTGCTGTGGCAGCCAGAATTGCCAAGTTAGAAAAGGATGGTATTATTAAAGGATACCATGCTGAAGTAAACTGGCTAAAATTAGGTTATCATATAACAGCTTTTATCAATCTGGAGGTAGAGCCATTTCAGAAAGTGGAATTCTATCCCTTTATTAAGTCCTGCCCCAATGTTATAGAATGCAATTGTGTCACCGGTCATTATGCCATGTTAATAAAGGTAGGCTTTCCCAGTACAATGGAACTGGATTCCTTTATCGGGCAGATTCAGAAATTCGGACGTACCAGCACCCAGATTGTGTTCTCCACTGCGGTAGAACACAGGGGGATTCAATGCGGTATGGTACCGGATGAATCCCCCTTGTCAGAATAA
- a CDS encoding ABC transporter permease, translated as MKERLRGFRAVYSFTFKQLSGTKSFKIITVLIALLIAGGLIVGSVVGAGRGKDHGNGTGANGETTEVSQVENVLVMDESGLSPIDFSAYLKGNKVFENIQFKDFEGTDFSEAIKDSGVTQKTVILQIVKQGTDYQLKGALPENSLLKEKDVKKLVSALSQAFQLVKLNKAGLTPEQITAAMQSVDYSYSNIGDKSNNVATVIVKMVAPMLFSFMLYMMLILYGQSVSKSVSGEKTSKLVETLLVSVRPDALIAGKVVAVAVQGVLQFIIWIAALFIGLYGGDMVAKMVHPGYTNPVIAVLNAVKNNIGESALSPAAVLLAVAFFFVGFLFYSVLAALAGSMVSKPEDAASTQSILQLPIVISWLLCYFVPLNGNETFIPVARYIPFTAPFCVPVDTLTGAVNLWESTLMLMVMIVFTLLLVALSSRIFKGLILYNGQKVNLKTIQGILKGKQ; from the coding sequence ATGAAGGAAAGATTAAGAGGCTTTCGTGCGGTATACAGCTTTACCTTTAAGCAGTTGTCCGGCACTAAGAGCTTTAAGATAATAACAGTTTTGATTGCGCTGCTTATAGCGGGCGGTTTAATTGTAGGCAGCGTTGTAGGAGCTGGACGTGGTAAAGATCATGGCAATGGAACTGGTGCTAATGGCGAAACAACCGAAGTATCCCAGGTTGAAAATGTCCTGGTGATGGATGAGAGCGGATTAAGTCCCATTGATTTTTCAGCATACCTGAAAGGTAATAAGGTATTTGAAAATATACAATTTAAGGATTTTGAGGGAACTGATTTTTCGGAAGCAATAAAAGATTCAGGCGTAACTCAAAAAACAGTTATCTTGCAGATAGTAAAGCAAGGGACGGATTATCAATTAAAGGGAGCTTTACCGGAGAACAGCCTTTTAAAAGAAAAGGATGTTAAAAAGCTGGTCTCTGCTCTTTCTCAGGCTTTCCAGTTAGTTAAGTTAAACAAAGCCGGCCTTACGCCTGAGCAGATAACTGCAGCAATGCAGTCGGTGGATTATTCCTATTCCAATATCGGCGATAAGAGCAATAATGTTGCTACCGTTATTGTTAAGATGGTAGCCCCAATGTTATTTAGTTTTATGCTGTATATGATGCTGATACTCTATGGTCAATCCGTCAGCAAATCAGTGTCAGGTGAGAAGACCTCCAAACTAGTTGAAACTCTTTTGGTATCTGTGCGCCCGGATGCATTGATAGCAGGTAAGGTCGTAGCGGTTGCAGTGCAGGGAGTGCTGCAGTTTATAATCTGGATAGCAGCTTTGTTTATCGGTCTTTATGGCGGAGATATGGTTGCCAAAATGGTGCACCCAGGTTACACCAATCCTGTAATAGCAGTATTAAATGCCGTTAAAAATAATATCGGAGAGTCAGCTCTTTCCCCGGCGGCTGTTCTGTTAGCTGTAGCATTTTTCTTTGTAGGATTTTTATTCTACAGTGTATTGGCAGCGCTTGCAGGCAGTATGGTTTCAAAACCAGAGGATGCTGCATCAACCCAGAGTATTTTACAGCTTCCGATTGTAATCAGCTGGCTTCTCTGCTATTTTGTACCACTTAACGGCAATGAAACCTTTATTCCTGTTGCCAGGTATATCCCGTTTACAGCACCCTTTTGCGTTCCGGTAGATACCTTGACCGGAGCTGTTAATCTTTGGGAAAGTACTCTAATGCTGATGGTTATGATTGTATTTACTCTTCTTTTAGTTGCATTGTCATCGAGAATATTTAAGGGATTAATCTTATATAATGGACAGAAGGTCAACCTAAAGACCATTCAGGGAATCTTAAAGGGTAAACAATAA
- a CDS encoding MATE family efflux transporter, producing the protein MNAIQNKQEKKAFYMLVFSLVFPMALQNLINVGVTSTDVILLGKVGETSLSAASLAGQVQFIMTLIFFGLTSGAAVLTAQYWGKKDTLTIEKIMAITMRFALVVGVLFTLAVLLFPSQIMRIFSSEQNVIDQGVKYLKIIAFSYIMVSFTMIYLNIMRSVERVIVSTVVYLISFLINLVLNVIFIFGLFGLEPMGIRGAALGTLIARACEVIMVAFYAIKVNKTICFHPKMLFIRDKLLSRDFLHYSIPVMLNELLWGAGVAANAAIIGHLGQSVVAANSVTQVVRQFAMVITFGVSNATAIILGKAIGEGKEEEAKIYSKRFIRITIVLGVIGSVIVLLVGNVVGYYMNLSDEAHSYLKFMMFVMSYFVIAQAFNTTMIVGVFRAGGDTRFGLILDASTLWGVAILFGALAAFVFKLPIPVVYVIIMSDELIKIPLSYWRYRSMKWVKNVTR; encoded by the coding sequence ATGAACGCTATACAGAACAAACAAGAAAAAAAGGCCTTTTATATGCTGGTGTTTTCATTGGTTTTTCCCATGGCACTGCAGAACCTTATTAATGTAGGTGTAACCTCTACCGATGTAATCCTGCTTGGAAAAGTTGGAGAGACCTCCCTGTCTGCTGCATCACTTGCAGGGCAGGTACAGTTTATCATGACTCTTATCTTTTTTGGTCTTACTTCCGGAGCGGCTGTTCTAACCGCACAGTACTGGGGGAAGAAAGATACTCTGACCATTGAAAAGATAATGGCGATAACTATGCGTTTTGCATTAGTTGTAGGAGTTTTATTCACGCTGGCGGTGCTTTTGTTTCCCAGTCAGATTATGCGTATATTTTCCTCTGAACAAAATGTAATAGACCAGGGAGTAAAATATCTTAAAATAATAGCATTTTCCTACATCATGGTATCCTTTACCATGATATACCTCAATATTATGAGGAGTGTGGAAAGGGTAATCGTATCCACTGTGGTGTATCTGATATCCTTCCTAATTAACCTTGTCTTAAATGTAATTTTTATCTTTGGACTTTTCGGGCTGGAACCTATGGGTATCAGAGGTGCAGCACTTGGTACTTTAATTGCCAGAGCATGTGAAGTTATAATGGTTGCATTCTATGCTATAAAGGTGAATAAGACCATTTGTTTTCATCCTAAAATGTTGTTTATAAGGGATAAGTTACTTAGCAGGGATTTCCTGCATTATTCAATCCCGGTAATGTTAAATGAGCTGTTATGGGGTGCCGGTGTAGCAGCCAATGCGGCTATTATCGGACATTTAGGACAATCTGTAGTTGCAGCTAATTCCGTGACTCAGGTAGTCCGGCAGTTTGCTATGGTTATTACTTTTGGTGTATCCAACGCTACGGCTATTATTCTTGGAAAGGCAATCGGAGAAGGAAAAGAAGAAGAGGCGAAAATATATTCCAAAAGATTTATACGGATCACGATTGTATTGGGAGTGATTGGAAGTGTTATAGTATTACTGGTTGGAAATGTAGTGGGCTATTATATGAATCTTAGTGACGAAGCCCATTCCTATCTGAAATTTATGATGTTTGTTATGTCTTACTTTGTAATTGCCCAGGCATTTAATACCACTATGATAGTTGGAGTGTTTCGAGCAGGCGGAGATACCAGATTCGGATTAATACTCGATGCTTCCACACTTTGGGGAGTAGCAATCCTTTTTGGAGCTTTGGCAGCCTTTGTATTCAAGTTGCCGATTCCGGTGGTATACGTTATTATCATGAGTGATGAACTTATAAAGATACCATTGTCTTACTGGCGGTACCGTTCAATGAAGTGGGTAAAGAATGTAACCAGGTAA
- the licT gene encoding BglG family transcription antiterminator LicT, with protein sequence MQVERVINNNVVSAFDPKGKEVLVMGKGIGFQAKKGKEIDKNLVEKVFYLETQTEVDKFKELLANLPLEHIQVSNEIIMYADKTLNRKLNPNIYITLTDHINFAIERFRQGMLFDNPLLWDVQRLYRREYLIGEYAVALIGKQLGIKLPVDEAASIALHIVNAEFSNVMSETMSITKIIPQLVEIVRKEFQIVVDEQSIGYERFVTNLKTLMQRIVNKEQLDRIDQEFNDMVQKLYPREYQCSEKIAKFLEGYYPDVVLAEEVAMLSTHIRRLILGSQSNE encoded by the coding sequence GTGCAAGTAGAGAGAGTTATTAATAACAACGTGGTCAGTGCATTTGACCCCAAGGGCAAAGAAGTCCTGGTCATGGGAAAAGGGATTGGGTTTCAGGCGAAAAAAGGCAAGGAAATTGACAAAAACCTGGTTGAAAAGGTATTTTACCTTGAAACACAGACAGAAGTTGATAAATTCAAAGAACTGCTTGCGAATCTTCCTCTGGAGCATATACAGGTATCCAATGAAATTATTATGTATGCTGACAAAACTCTAAATCGTAAGCTAAATCCGAATATTTATATAACTCTTACGGACCATATCAATTTTGCGATTGAAAGATTCAGGCAGGGGATGTTGTTTGATAATCCGCTGTTATGGGATGTTCAAAGACTGTACCGCAGAGAATACCTTATCGGAGAGTACGCGGTGGCATTAATCGGTAAGCAGTTAGGGATTAAGCTGCCGGTAGACGAAGCGGCATCCATTGCTCTTCACATTGTGAATGCTGAGTTCAGCAATGTTATGTCTGAAACGATGAGTATTACAAAAATTATCCCTCAATTGGTGGAGATAGTAAGGAAAGAATTTCAGATTGTAGTTGATGAGCAGTCGATAGGGTATGAACGGTTTGTTACAAATCTGAAGACATTGATGCAGAGGATAGTAAACAAGGAACAGTTGGACCGTATAGATCAGGAATTCAATGATATGGTGCAAAAGCTGTATCCGAGAGAATACCAATGCAGCGAGAAGATTGCTAAGTTTCTGGAGGGTTATTATCCGGATGTTGTCCTGGCTGAGGAGGTGGCTATGCTGTCAACACATATAAGACGGTTAATATTAGGAAGTCAAAGCAATGAATAA
- a CDS encoding DUF1048 domain-containing protein codes for MEQYYQTKEYKTAKGQLRDEYAVAYQKAATYIHTKNIYGIESEEGCLQQIMDDFLTAQAEGKPLSKITGPNLRSFCDKMLKAESKRSSQGIAYLIYLLSFSMLVIAIFCGWKAYVISEERLSWDIFNHIRAEGDIITFLVIILLGYVLKRLLSIFFFHHAPLLKTANYIIYFLTILSAIKVLEEDISIIKIALPIPAPLYFILTTVSLIAIILSSVHLYKYKSKWKKMTSEEPEDEIEKRNCPACNRPHDWDYPVCPYCKHRYKEASE; via the coding sequence ATGGAGCAATACTACCAAACAAAAGAATATAAAACAGCAAAAGGACAGTTAAGAGATGAATATGCCGTAGCATATCAAAAGGCTGCAACCTATATCCATACAAAGAACATATACGGAATCGAAAGTGAGGAAGGGTGTCTGCAGCAGATAATGGATGATTTTCTAACAGCCCAGGCGGAAGGGAAACCTCTTTCTAAAATAACCGGTCCAAATTTAAGAAGCTTCTGTGATAAGATGTTAAAAGCCGAATCAAAGCGTTCCTCCCAGGGAATAGCTTACCTCATCTATCTCTTATCCTTTAGTATGCTTGTTATTGCAATATTTTGCGGCTGGAAAGCCTATGTGATATCGGAAGAAAGACTGTCCTGGGATATATTTAATCACATCAGAGCTGAAGGTGATATCATTACCTTTCTTGTGATAATTCTATTGGGTTATGTTCTAAAAAGACTGTTATCCATTTTCTTTTTTCATCATGCCCCATTATTAAAAACAGCTAATTATATAATCTATTTCTTGACAATATTGTCCGCAATTAAAGTACTGGAAGAAGATATCTCCATTATAAAAATAGCATTGCCCATTCCTGCTCCCTTATATTTTATATTAACTACCGTCTCCCTAATAGCAATAATACTATCCTCCGTTCACTTATACAAATACAAATCAAAATGGAAGAAGATGACGTCTGAAGAACCAGAGGATGAAATTGAAAAGCGTAACTGCCCTGCCTGTAACAGACCCCATGACTGGGATTACCCCGTATGTCCCTACTGCAAACACAGATATAAAGAAGCCTCTGAATAA
- a CDS encoding HD-GYP domain-containing protein — MSKADSKAEDYIDYHEIIECITGALDAKDKYTANHSWRVSELAMRICEIIGLSNNDSNEIHIAAHLHDIGKIGIPDSILNKEGELTPYEWEMMKKHPVIGYEILNKSSRMKQISGIVLHHHERYDGRGYPNGIKGNDIPLGSRIIAICDSIDAMTTHRSYRSILSLEECYIEIEKNLGFMYDPFIGKYILEHWDNVIKPLINLEKDT, encoded by the coding sequence ATGAGCAAGGCAGACAGCAAAGCAGAAGACTACATAGATTATCACGAAATTATAGAGTGCATAACAGGTGCATTAGATGCCAAGGATAAATACACTGCCAATCACTCCTGGCGTGTGAGCGAATTGGCGATGAGAATTTGTGAAATCATTGGATTAAGTAACAATGATTCCAATGAAATTCATATTGCAGCACATCTTCACGATATCGGAAAGATTGGGATACCAGACTCTATCTTAAACAAAGAAGGAGAACTGACGCCTTACGAATGGGAGATGATGAAAAAGCATCCGGTGATAGGATATGAGATACTAAACAAATCCAGTCGGATGAAGCAAATCAGCGGTATAGTCCTGCATCACCATGAGCGTTATGACGGAAGAGGTTATCCGAATGGAATCAAAGGAAATGATATCCCTTTAGGTTCAAGAATTATTGCCATTTGTGATTCCATTGATGCTATGACTACTCATAGAAGCTACCGCAGCATCTTATCCCTGGAAGAGTGTTACATAGAAATCGAAAAGAACTTAGGATTTATGTACGATCCCTTTATTGGCAAATACATTCTTGAACATTGGGATAATGTAATTAAACCGCTTATTAATTTAGAAAAAGATACATAA
- a CDS encoding M20/M25/M40 family metallo-hydrolase — MADRERIIKEFTELVAIDSPSFGEREMADVLTKKLINMGFEVKEDGAGEIYGGNAGNLYAFLPGELEGPPILFSSHMDTVEPSGNKHAIVHEDGTITSDGTTVLGADDLSGVTAILEAVRCIQEKKLPHRSIEILFAMAEEVYIRGSEVFDYSQVKAEEAYVLDLSGEIGTAALKAPTLVSFEAVFTGKAAHAGFAPEEGIHAIGTAARAITAIQMGRIDKETTVNVGLIDGGLARNIVPEKCVLKGEVRSISHEKSLAETEKIKKAFEKAAAEAGAELDFTTSFGCLAYEIAEDAPVVQRFKRACRELSIPTHYVETFGGSDNNNFVRNGISGIVMACGMHEVHSTKEHTHIDDLEKCSEIVYKLLTMEA, encoded by the coding sequence ATGGCTGATAGAGAGCGCATTATAAAAGAATTTACAGAGCTGGTAGCAATAGATTCCCCTTCCTTTGGGGAAAGAGAAATGGCAGATGTGTTGACAAAGAAGCTTATTAATATGGGCTTTGAGGTAAAAGAAGATGGTGCAGGAGAAATTTATGGGGGAAATGCAGGGAATCTCTATGCATTTCTTCCCGGCGAATTGGAAGGACCGCCTATTCTTTTTTCTTCCCATATGGATACGGTAGAACCCTCCGGGAATAAACACGCAATTGTCCATGAAGATGGAACCATAACCAGTGATGGTACGACGGTATTGGGAGCGGATGATTTGTCCGGAGTAACGGCTATTTTGGAGGCAGTTCGCTGTATACAGGAGAAAAAGCTGCCTCATAGAAGTATTGAAATACTCTTTGCCATGGCAGAAGAAGTATATATCAGAGGAAGCGAAGTATTCGATTACTCCCAGGTGAAGGCAGAAGAAGCCTATGTATTAGACTTAAGCGGTGAGATTGGGACGGCTGCTTTAAAAGCTCCCACTTTGGTATCCTTTGAAGCAGTATTTACCGGAAAGGCAGCTCACGCAGGATTTGCTCCGGAAGAGGGTATTCATGCCATTGGAACTGCTGCAAGAGCCATAACCGCCATTCAAATGGGTCGTATTGATAAAGAAACTACTGTAAATGTAGGTCTTATAGATGGCGGTCTGGCAAGAAACATAGTACCGGAAAAATGCGTGCTAAAAGGAGAAGTAAGAAGTATCAGCCATGAGAAATCCCTGGCAGAGACTGAAAAGATAAAGAAAGCATTTGAGAAGGCAGCAGCAGAAGCAGGCGCTGAACTTGATTTTACAACTTCTTTTGGATGTTTAGCGTACGAGATAGCAGAAGATGCTCCGGTAGTTCAGCGCTTTAAAAGAGCCTGCCGTGAGCTATCCATACCCACTCATTATGTAGAGACCTTTGGCGGCAGTGATAACAATAACTTTGTGCGAAATGGTATATCCGGGATTGTTATGGCATGTGGTATGCATGAGGTACATTCCACGAAAGAACATACTCATATCGATGATCTGGAGAAATGCTCAGAAATCGTATATAAACTCCTGACAATGGAAGCTTAA
- a CDS encoding PadR family transcriptional regulator, whose amino-acid sequence MDEAQLRKGILEGCILSVIARGETYGYDILSVLESQGFTEILEGTLYPVLVRLEKKKDIQCRIGESPHGPKRKYYSITQTGKEHLKQFVDSYENLVRITNAILYKKDTDTDR is encoded by the coding sequence ATGGACGAAGCACAGTTACGAAAAGGTATATTGGAAGGATGTATACTCTCTGTTATTGCAAGAGGTGAAACTTATGGTTACGATATTCTATCAGTTCTGGAAAGCCAGGGTTTTACGGAAATCCTAGAGGGAACCCTATATCCGGTGCTGGTCCGTCTTGAAAAAAAGAAAGATATACAGTGCAGAATCGGTGAGTCTCCCCATGGACCTAAGAGAAAGTACTATTCCATAACACAGACAGGGAAAGAGCATCTAAAGCAATTTGTTGACTCCTATGAGAATCTAGTAAGGATAACGAACGCAATTCTATATAAAAAAGACACGGATACAGACCGGTGA
- a CDS encoding ABC transporter permease encodes MTKSSISGWKDVFSFTLTETIKNKAYRITFILMALIAVVSMPLIQYLTKGGVATGAQGDSSVTKVYIQNETSLIDLDFSSLKQEKAFQNTEFTNLTEDYKTVADRIEASEKSSVILTIKEQDGAYKLEFAKASKGPVKDLNIISLADEVSNKFNLLRLTAQGVSEDQSALILAKVDTATVKLDAQGNTVKDENNAITMNEYWFIYGILFFLMMVNIMASSQVASSVVMEKSSRIVEYLLISVKPLALMVGKILAMLCAVLLQIISLIILVFISNKASASIFGSGKQTDIMSQYLPHNIFQNLNIENILLCLILIALGLIFYAVLAGMAGATVSKMEELNEGMTLITLATLVGVYIGVGAASVLMGSGNNAFVYFAYLFPLSSPFILPGAILIGKASLLIGLGAIIIQIVLNILLFRFVASIYEVLILHNGNRIKLKDLFKLNKGGIKA; translated from the coding sequence ATGACGAAAAGTAGTATTAGCGGCTGGAAGGACGTATTTTCTTTTACGCTGACTGAAACCATTAAGAATAAAGCCTATAGGATTACCTTCATTTTAATGGCATTAATTGCAGTAGTATCCATGCCTTTAATCCAGTATCTTACAAAAGGTGGAGTTGCAACCGGTGCACAGGGAGATAGTTCCGTAACGAAGGTATACATACAAAATGAAACCTCGCTTATAGACCTTGATTTCTCTTCACTGAAACAGGAAAAAGCTTTTCAGAACACGGAATTTACCAATCTGACCGAAGACTATAAAACAGTTGCGGACAGAATCGAAGCTTCAGAGAAGAGTTCTGTGATACTTACAATAAAAGAACAGGATGGTGCCTACAAGCTGGAATTTGCCAAAGCCTCCAAAGGACCGGTAAAGGACTTAAATATTATTTCTTTGGCAGATGAGGTTAGCAACAAATTCAATCTACTTAGGCTGACAGCCCAGGGTGTTTCTGAGGACCAAAGTGCACTTATTCTTGCTAAGGTCGATACTGCCACAGTAAAGCTGGATGCACAGGGAAACACAGTAAAGGATGAAAACAATGCAATTACCATGAATGAATACTGGTTCATCTATGGTATCCTCTTCTTTTTAATGATGGTGAATATTATGGCTAGTTCTCAGGTGGCCTCTTCTGTTGTTATGGAGAAATCCAGCCGTATTGTTGAATATCTTCTGATATCCGTGAAACCTCTTGCATTGATGGTAGGTAAGATTCTTGCTATGCTCTGCGCTGTATTATTACAGATTATATCTTTAATAATACTGGTTTTTATCTCCAACAAGGCTTCAGCTTCTATCTTTGGGAGTGGAAAGCAAACAGATATCATGAGTCAATATTTACCTCATAACATCTTTCAGAATCTAAATATTGAAAATATCTTGCTGTGCCTTATTTTGATTGCACTGGGACTTATATTTTATGCAGTTCTAGCCGGTATGGCCGGAGCAACTGTAAGTAAAATGGAAGAGTTGAATGAAGGTATGACTCTAATAACCCTTGCAACTTTGGTTGGTGTCTATATCGGAGTCGGAGCAGCCAGTGTTTTGATGGGAAGCGGAAACAATGCATTTGTTTACTTTGCTTATCTCTTTCCGTTATCGTCACCCTTTATTCTGCCAGGGGCTATACTGATAGGTAAAGCAAGTTTATTAATTGGATTAGGAGCTATTATTATTCAGATTGTACTAAACATCCTTTTATTCCGTTTTGTAGCAAGTATCTATGAAGTTTTAATACTTCATAATGGAAACCGTATAAAGTTAAAGGATTTATTCAAACTGAATAAAGGAGGTATAAAGGCATGA
- a CDS encoding cyclic-di-AMP receptor encodes MKLIYVIVRNVDSTRVTEGLNTKGFYVTKLASTGGFLREGNTTLLIGTEEEKVDEVIELVKKECGPRQQIISNPVGSAEFYSTQVMVNVGGAIIFVTDVDRFERI; translated from the coding sequence ATGAAACTGATTTATGTAATAGTACGGAATGTAGATAGCACGAGAGTAACGGAAGGTTTAAATACCAAGGGATTTTACGTTACAAAGCTTGCGTCAACGGGAGGTTTCCTGAGAGAAGGCAATACCACTTTGCTGATTGGTACGGAAGAAGAAAAAGTGGATGAAGTAATAGAACTGGTGAAGAAGGAGTGCGGACCAAGACAGCAGATAATTTCCAATCCCGTAGGTTCTGCTGAGTTTTATTCTACCCAGGTTATGGTAAATGTAGGCGGTGCTATCATTTTTGTTACAGATGTTGACAGATTTGAAAGAATTTAA
- a CDS encoding PTS sugar transporter subunit IIA, with amino-acid sequence MLGNLMEKLGFQNKDIVIGSPIEGEVCSLNEVNDPVFSDKILGDGVAIKPAAGRVVAPVDGTVGVLFETKHAISLTSDQGAEILIHVGLDTVNLKGQFYQSFVAAGDKIKAGQLLLEFDINQIKAAGYDVITPVLICNRTDYSAIIPVTGKKVEELEKILTVRK; translated from the coding sequence ATGTTAGGTAATTTAATGGAAAAGTTAGGTTTTCAAAATAAAGATATAGTAATTGGTTCCCCGATTGAAGGAGAGGTTTGCTCCTTAAATGAGGTAAATGATCCAGTATTCAGCGATAAAATACTGGGAGATGGGGTTGCGATAAAGCCTGCAGCAGGAAGAGTAGTTGCACCGGTGGATGGAACTGTTGGGGTACTTTTTGAAACAAAGCATGCAATTAGTCTTACCTCCGATCAAGGAGCAGAAATTCTGATCCATGTCGGCTTGGATACAGTGAATTTAAAAGGCCAGTTCTATCAATCCTTTGTTGCAGCCGGAGATAAGATAAAGGCCGGTCAGCTGCTGTTAGAATTCGATATCAATCAGATAAAGGCAGCAGGTTATGATGTGATTACTCCGGTGCTTATCTGTAACAGGACGGATTATTCTGCGATAATTCCCGTTACCGGTAAGAAAGTAGAGGAATTGGAAAAAATTCTGACAGTCAGAAAATAA